The Chitinophaga sp. H8 genome contains a region encoding:
- a CDS encoding sugar phosphate isomerase/epimerase family protein has protein sequence MPKLAVFPKAFMHALCKDGSMKVSEWIALATKLDIEGLEWYAGFLEMSDKANWPIFRKQVEDQGKVIPMMCCSPDFTHPDAKFREQEINKQKNWIDMTHILGGSYCRVLSGQKRPELQMEEGLKLAADCITACIPYAQERGITLIIENHYKDDFWEYPEFAQQMDVFCKLVDRIHHPNFGVNYDPSNTFLAGEDPLELLKRVSSRVVTMHASDRYLKEGTIEDLRKEEGGAVGYAKRLSHGEIGKGLNDYDAIFTELKRVGFDNWISIEDGVDGMDQLERSVAFLRRKLQQYWPVAAGVQS, from the coding sequence ATGCCGAAACTCGCCGTTTTTCCAAAAGCCTTTATGCACGCCTTATGTAAGGATGGTAGCATGAAGGTGTCTGAATGGATAGCGCTGGCAACTAAACTGGATATTGAAGGACTGGAGTGGTATGCCGGATTCCTGGAAATGTCTGATAAAGCCAACTGGCCCATCTTTCGTAAACAGGTAGAAGATCAGGGGAAAGTCATCCCTATGATGTGCTGTTCTCCCGACTTTACACACCCGGATGCAAAATTCCGCGAACAGGAAATCAACAAACAAAAAAACTGGATAGATATGACGCATATCCTGGGAGGTTCCTATTGCAGGGTACTTTCAGGACAGAAGAGACCGGAACTTCAGATGGAAGAGGGGTTGAAACTGGCGGCAGATTGTATCACGGCTTGTATTCCATACGCACAGGAAAGAGGGATTACGCTGATCATCGAAAATCATTATAAGGATGATTTCTGGGAGTACCCGGAATTTGCCCAGCAGATGGATGTATTTTGTAAACTGGTAGACAGGATCCATCACCCTAATTTTGGGGTAAACTATGATCCCAGTAATACTTTCCTGGCAGGAGAGGATCCATTGGAATTACTGAAAAGAGTATCTTCCAGGGTAGTTACCATGCACGCCAGCGACCGTTATCTTAAAGAGGGTACTATCGAAGACCTCCGCAAGGAAGAAGGTGGCGCAGTTGGATATGCCAAACGCCTGAGTCACGGAGAGATCGGGAAAGGGCTTAATGATTATGATGCTATTTTCACTGAATTGAAACGGGTAGGATTCGATAACTGGATCAGCATTGAAGATGGTGTGGATGGTATGGATCAGCTGGAACGCAGCGTAGCTTTCCTGCGCCGTAAGTTACAGCAATACTGGCCGGTAGCTGCTGGTGTACAATCGTAA
- a CDS encoding MBL fold metallo-hydrolase, whose translation MQVLKGLYQVGGDLNGITFDQQGALWNDGNSYILKTPQGLLMFDCGCGDTMDQIFRNMAYWDLSPDDIKYCILTHSHFDHAGGAHLLKKRGVKLLASKEAAASVAAGDERCCGFLYHKTFHPVEVDQIVADGEVLHLLGLDIEVIYVPGHSMGCTAYAFNYEGKRLMISGDLIGTILGGDFGWSGSIDFDKKIYTASLMKFAKIDMDIMLPGHGLIHFHNPRYKVEVALNAALMEWR comes from the coding sequence ATGCAGGTATTAAAAGGACTTTATCAGGTAGGTGGTGATTTGAATGGTATTACGTTCGATCAGCAAGGGGCCTTGTGGAATGATGGCAACTCTTATATTTTAAAAACACCACAAGGTCTCTTGATGTTTGATTGTGGTTGTGGTGATACCATGGATCAGATATTCAGGAATATGGCATACTGGGATCTGTCTCCTGATGACATTAAGTATTGTATTCTCACGCATTCCCATTTTGACCATGCAGGAGGGGCGCATCTTCTCAAGAAAAGGGGGGTAAAGCTGTTGGCCAGCAAGGAAGCAGCAGCCAGCGTAGCTGCCGGAGATGAACGTTGCTGCGGGTTTTTATATCATAAAACTTTCCATCCTGTAGAAGTAGATCAGATAGTAGCTGATGGGGAAGTACTCCACTTGCTGGGCCTGGATATTGAAGTCATCTATGTGCCAGGTCATAGTATGGGATGTACTGCTTATGCATTCAATTATGAAGGAAAAAGGCTGATGATCAGCGGAGACCTGATCGGCACTATACTGGGTGGAGATTTTGGGTGGAGTGGTTCTATAGATTTTGACAAAAAGATATATACCGCCTCCCTGATGAAATTTGCAAAAATAGACATGGATATCATGTTGCCCGGTCATGGGTTAATCCATTTTCACAATCCCCGTTATAAGGTGGAAGTAGCCCTCAATGCTGCATTGATGGAGTGGCGATAA
- the fdhA gene encoding formaldehyde dehydrogenase, glutathione-independent, translating into MCQNHGVAYIKPGVVEVREIEYPKLALGDRKCEHGVILKIVSTNICGSDQHMVRGRTTAPAGLILGHEITGLVIEAGRDVEFIKTGDLVSVPFNIACGRCRNCKAGQTGICLNVNPARPGAAYGYVDMGGWVGGQAEYVMVPYADFNLLKFPDSDQAMAKIKDLTLLSDIFPTGFHGAVTAGVGPGSIVYVAGAGPVGLACAASCHLLGAAIVIVGDMIDERLAQAKSFGCEVIDLKKEASLADQIAAITGVPEVDCAVDCVGFEAKGHGHDSNVEQPATVLNSIMDITRAGGQLGIPGLYVTGDPGAVDEAAKKGSLSIRIGLGWAKSHSIHTGQCPVMKYHRQLMNAILYDKIKIADAVNVEVITLNDAVRGYHDFDKGASKKFVIDPHGMIRA; encoded by the coding sequence ATGTGTCAAAATCATGGCGTTGCCTATATAAAACCAGGTGTGGTAGAAGTAAGAGAAATTGAATATCCTAAACTCGCATTAGGTGATCGTAAATGCGAGCATGGGGTAATCCTGAAAATAGTATCCACCAACATTTGTGGAAGTGATCAGCATATGGTACGCGGACGTACCACAGCTCCTGCGGGACTGATACTGGGGCATGAGATTACCGGATTGGTCATTGAGGCCGGAAGGGATGTAGAGTTCATTAAAACAGGCGATCTGGTATCCGTGCCCTTCAATATTGCCTGTGGCCGGTGCCGTAATTGTAAGGCAGGGCAAACCGGCATCTGCCTGAATGTAAATCCTGCCCGGCCCGGAGCTGCTTACGGCTATGTGGATATGGGAGGCTGGGTAGGCGGACAGGCAGAATACGTGATGGTACCCTATGCAGATTTCAATTTGCTGAAATTCCCCGACAGCGATCAGGCAATGGCAAAAATCAAGGACCTTACCTTGTTGTCAGATATCTTCCCTACCGGCTTTCATGGTGCGGTAACTGCTGGCGTGGGGCCAGGCAGTATTGTTTATGTGGCAGGTGCGGGTCCTGTAGGCCTGGCCTGTGCAGCTTCCTGCCATCTGCTGGGTGCTGCCATTGTAATTGTGGGGGATATGATCGATGAAAGGCTGGCGCAGGCCAAAAGTTTTGGATGCGAGGTCATAGACCTGAAAAAAGAAGCCTCTCTGGCTGATCAGATTGCTGCGATCACCGGTGTTCCGGAAGTAGATTGTGCGGTGGACTGTGTTGGATTTGAGGCGAAAGGCCACGGGCATGACAGTAATGTGGAACAGCCTGCTACCGTCCTGAATTCTATTATGGATATCACCCGTGCCGGCGGGCAACTGGGTATCCCAGGGCTGTATGTTACCGGTGATCCTGGTGCTGTGGATGAAGCGGCTAAAAAAGGCAGCCTGAGTATCCGCATTGGACTGGGCTGGGCAAAATCACACTCCATACATACCGGTCAGTGCCCGGTGATGAAATACCACCGCCAACTGATGAATGCCATCCTTTACGATAAAATCAAAATTGCAGATGCCGTGAATGTGGAAGTGATTACCCTGAACGATGCGGTCAGAGGATATCACGATTTCGATAAAGGAGCCTCCAAAAAGTTCGTCATTGATCCACATGGAATGATTCGGGCCTGA
- a CDS encoding GlcG/HbpS family heme-binding protein: MNISLKQAEAVIAAAKAKATEIKTLMNIAVVDAGTNLVAFAHMDDAWLGSIDISQKKARTARYFNMPTGEIGKLSQPGGSLYNIEHSNGGLITFPGGVVIKNAKGEIIGAIGVSGDTVENDHIVAQAGADSIK, encoded by the coding sequence ATGAATATCTCCCTTAAACAGGCAGAAGCGGTAATTGCTGCTGCCAAGGCCAAAGCCACAGAGATTAAAACCCTGATGAACATTGCGGTGGTAGATGCGGGCACCAATCTGGTCGCATTTGCACATATGGATGATGCATGGTTGGGGTCTATAGACATCTCCCAGAAAAAAGCGCGTACCGCCAGGTATTTCAATATGCCTACAGGAGAAATCGGCAAATTATCCCAACCCGGCGGCTCCCTTTATAATATCGAACACTCCAATGGCGGACTGATCACTTTCCCTGGCGGCGTAGTCATTAAAAATGCCAAAGGCGAGATCATTGGGGCAATAGGGGTTTCCGGCGATACAGTAGAAAATGATCATATCGTTGCCCAGGCAGGAGCAGACAGTATTAAATAA
- a CDS encoding helix-turn-helix domain-containing protein: MNQVCHLAPINLSDTSSLDTLVEHRRVFNLNHCELNIFETRHRCSNVALSYNGLVVSSMMRGKKIMSLSGEEAFFFLPGESVILPEGVSMKVDFPEADEKHPVQCATLALDWDMVNKNLAFLNEQYPNKAAPFEWKLNFSHYHFFNNKELASSINKLISISMEGDLAKDALADLSLKFLLLRIIQTQNLVAINDTAARDHRFTPALHYIREHLTQKISIDALAKASCMSKSVFFQAFKEQFGIPPLEYVLRERIQQAKRIMADSALSITDVCYQAGFNNLNYFIKLFKRLEGVTPKAYRQ, translated from the coding sequence ATGAACCAGGTATGCCATCTTGCTCCCATCAATCTGAGTGACACCTCTTCTCTGGATACATTGGTGGAACACCGTCGTGTGTTTAATCTCAATCATTGTGAACTGAATATCTTCGAAACACGTCACCGTTGCAGTAATGTAGCATTATCCTACAATGGGCTGGTAGTGTCCAGTATGATGCGTGGTAAGAAAATCATGTCGTTGTCCGGCGAGGAAGCCTTCTTTTTTTTACCCGGAGAAAGTGTGATTCTTCCCGAAGGGGTATCTATGAAAGTGGATTTTCCGGAAGCGGATGAAAAACACCCGGTACAATGTGCTACGCTGGCACTCGACTGGGATATGGTAAATAAGAATCTGGCTTTCCTGAATGAACAATATCCCAATAAAGCTGCCCCATTTGAGTGGAAACTGAATTTCAGTCATTATCATTTTTTTAATAACAAGGAATTAGCCAGCAGCATTAATAAGCTCATCAGTATAAGTATGGAAGGAGATCTTGCCAAAGATGCCCTGGCCGATTTGTCCCTGAAGTTTTTATTGCTGAGGATTATACAGACGCAGAACCTGGTAGCTATTAATGATACTGCCGCCCGTGATCACCGGTTTACACCGGCGCTGCATTATATCAGAGAGCATCTGACACAAAAGATCAGTATTGATGCACTGGCCAAAGCATCCTGCATGAGCAAATCTGTTTTCTTCCAGGCGTTTAAAGAACAATTTGGTATTCCTCCCCTGGAATACGTATTGCGGGAAAGGATTCAGCAGGCCAAGCGTATCATGGCTGATTCTGCATTGAGTATTACGGATGTTTGTTATCAGGCCGGATTTAATAATCTGAATTACTTTATTAAGCTGTTTAAACGATTAGAAGGAGTAACCCCCAAAGCATACAGGCAGTAA
- a CDS encoding DUF2461 domain-containing protein: MNNIVLPRIHQSGFDFLNNLKANNNRDWFNTNKTVYQDEQQLIITFADALLENLRSHDLIATLSGKQSLYRIYRDTRFSHDKTPYKTHWSGSFTRATKSRRGGYYFQIEPGNTFVAGGFWAPVPADMKLIRDDIAFDAAPLRKILNSKSFKSRFGELKGEQLKTAPKGFGADHEAIDLLRYKQYLLIKHFSDKEVLSKDFLQEMSLTFKEMRPFFDYMSEVLTTDINGEGQ, encoded by the coding sequence ATGAATAATATCGTATTACCACGCATACACCAATCGGGATTTGATTTTTTAAATAATCTGAAAGCAAATAATAACCGAGACTGGTTTAATACAAATAAAACAGTATACCAGGATGAACAGCAACTGATAATAACATTTGCGGATGCGTTATTGGAAAATCTCCGTTCGCATGATCTGATAGCAACCCTGTCGGGGAAACAGAGCCTGTACCGTATTTACAGGGATACCCGGTTCTCCCATGATAAAACACCCTATAAAACTCACTGGAGCGGTAGCTTTACCCGTGCTACCAAATCCCGCAGGGGAGGTTATTATTTCCAGATTGAACCGGGTAATACCTTTGTAGCCGGAGGCTTTTGGGCACCTGTTCCGGCAGATATGAAACTTATCAGGGATGATATTGCTTTTGATGCCGCCCCGCTCCGGAAAATACTCAACAGCAAATCATTCAAATCCAGGTTTGGCGAATTAAAGGGAGAGCAATTGAAAACGGCTCCCAAGGGTTTCGGGGCAGACCACGAGGCCATCGATCTGTTGCGCTATAAACAGTACCTGCTTATCAAACACTTTTCAGACAAAGAGGTGTTAAGTAAAGACTTTCTGCAAGAGATGAGTTTAACCTTTAAGGAGATGCGTCCTTTCTTCGATTATATGAGTGAAGTACTGACAACCGATATTAACGGAGAGGGGCAATAA
- a CDS encoding AraC family transcriptional regulator gives MERFIQHEPLFVRHFTTREWPFPVHNHNHFELVFIHAGKGFQDLNGQRTSYQGKCLFLLAPADAHIFKITLETTFSVLKFSNRYLDGTSTEQEWNRLIDHLLSISNAHGACLTMSAASLDKIGHLMDMIVQEWTETGGASNEVIFYLIRSVFAIIKREVFQQLAPDHLPQEDLLISVMNHIHLNIQDPAALSLKTLSERFNRSPNHLSALFKHQMGTPLKKYIGDYKFKLIENRLKFSNALMKEISHEFGFADLSHFNKFMKNQAGINPKEIRKQ, from the coding sequence TTGGAGCGTTTTATTCAGCACGAACCGCTTTTTGTTCGCCACTTCACTACCAGGGAGTGGCCATTTCCGGTGCATAACCACAATCATTTTGAATTGGTGTTTATCCATGCAGGGAAAGGCTTTCAGGACCTGAACGGACAACGTACCTCCTATCAGGGAAAGTGTCTGTTTCTCCTGGCACCTGCGGATGCACATATTTTCAAAATAACGCTGGAAACAACATTCAGTGTACTGAAGTTCAGCAATCGCTACCTTGATGGTACCTCTACAGAACAGGAATGGAACAGGCTGATCGACCATTTACTGAGCATCAGTAATGCACACGGAGCATGCCTGACAATGTCGGCGGCTTCACTGGATAAAATTGGGCATTTAATGGATATGATTGTGCAGGAATGGACTGAAACAGGAGGTGCTTCCAATGAAGTGATCTTTTACCTGATCCGCAGTGTCTTTGCTATCATTAAAAGAGAGGTATTTCAGCAACTTGCCCCCGATCATTTACCGCAGGAGGATCTCCTCATCAGTGTCATGAATCATATCCACCTGAATATTCAGGATCCTGCCGCACTGAGCTTAAAAACCTTGTCAGAACGTTTTAACAGGTCCCCTAATCACTTGAGTGCCTTATTTAAACACCAGATGGGCACTCCCCTCAAAAAGTACATAGGGGATTATAAGTTTAAACTTATTGAAAACCGTTTAAAATTCAGCAATGCACTGATGAAAGAAATCAGCCACGAATTTGGGTTTGCTGACTTAAGCCATTTTAATAAGTTTATGAAAAATCAGGCAGGCATTAATCCCAAGGAGATCAGAAAACAATAA
- a CDS encoding metallophosphoesterase family protein: MNRIAIFSDVHGNLPALQTVLKDITSKAVDQVYCLGDLVDFAPWNNEVIATIRDLRIPCLMGNHDERIAYNYDVIPLSKHSAEETTARIAAIHHTKQTIQDVHKTYLAHLPHQIRLTFDIKGRKTNILLVHGSTNSNQEYIYENHPQEDICHMMDQHQADVLIMGHTHISYVRRIPVAAGMPDRLVINCGAVGRSKEGSSLATYLLLNIDDEGIGAELIKLDYPVAATVAGILESAIPDFYAKFLMGAMV, encoded by the coding sequence ATGAACCGGATAGCCATATTTAGTGATGTGCATGGTAACCTGCCTGCCTTGCAAACTGTACTGAAGGATATTACAAGTAAAGCAGTGGACCAGGTGTATTGTCTGGGGGATCTGGTAGATTTTGCACCCTGGAATAATGAGGTGATCGCTACGATCCGGGATTTACGTATCCCATGCCTGATGGGAAACCATGATGAGCGGATTGCTTATAACTATGACGTAATCCCATTATCCAAACACAGTGCTGAAGAAACAACTGCCAGGATAGCAGCTATTCATCATACGAAGCAGACCATTCAAGACGTACATAAAACCTATCTGGCGCACCTGCCTCATCAGATCAGGCTCACCTTTGATATTAAAGGCAGGAAAACCAATATACTGCTGGTACATGGCAGTACTAACAGTAATCAGGAGTATATCTATGAAAACCATCCACAGGAGGATATTTGCCATATGATGGATCAGCACCAGGCAGATGTGTTGATCATGGGACACACGCATATATCTTACGTACGTAGGATCCCTGTTGCAGCTGGCATGCCCGACAGGCTGGTCATCAATTGTGGTGCTGTTGGCAGATCTAAGGAAGGCAGTTCCCTGGCTACCTATCTGTTATTAAACATAGATGATGAAGGCATAGGAGCGGAGCTGATCAAACTGGATTATCCGGTAGCAGCAACTGTTGCAGGTATTTTGGAGAGCGCAATTCCTGACTTTTATGCAAAGTTCCTCATGGGAGCTATGGTATAA
- a CDS encoding DNA alkylation repair protein produces MEPLKEMFNHRFYVTFATAFENADKHFNGKQFIKEVTRDLDALSLNERLRNTAVVLQQHLPADYSKAVGILFKAINEVPRGYTALVFPDFVGRYGKDHFELSMEALKYFTTFGSSEFAIREFLKVAPEKVLRVMKTWSEDHNPHVRRLASEGSRPRLPWSFKLDAVIKNPALTRDIIEQLKADEEVYVKKSVANHLNDISKDNPDYMIRVLKSWGTTNPHTAWIIKHASRSLIKKGHKDSLDIFNFEKRVKVRIEKFRLAASRIQLGETLQFAFDIVSEKAAPQKLVIDYAIHYPKSAGSISRKVFKLKEITLLPDQRLHIIKKQVFKDFTTRKHYPGKHSIEIIINGKTLAEKNFHLSV; encoded by the coding sequence ATGGAGCCATTAAAGGAAATGTTCAACCACCGCTTTTACGTCACATTTGCTACCGCATTTGAAAATGCTGACAAACACTTTAACGGAAAACAGTTTATTAAAGAGGTTACCCGGGACCTCGATGCCTTATCCCTCAACGAGCGTTTGCGCAATACCGCAGTGGTACTTCAGCAACATTTGCCGGCAGATTATTCCAAAGCAGTAGGGATCCTCTTCAAGGCCATTAATGAAGTACCAAGAGGATACACGGCACTGGTATTTCCGGATTTCGTAGGCAGATACGGTAAAGATCATTTTGAACTTTCTATGGAGGCGCTGAAATACTTCACTACATTTGGCTCATCAGAATTTGCCATACGGGAATTCCTGAAAGTAGCCCCTGAAAAGGTGCTCCGGGTAATGAAAACATGGTCGGAAGATCATAACCCTCACGTACGCCGTTTGGCCTCAGAAGGGAGCCGGCCACGCCTGCCCTGGTCGTTCAAACTGGATGCAGTGATTAAAAACCCTGCACTTACCCGTGATATTATCGAGCAATTAAAAGCGGATGAGGAAGTATACGTAAAAAAATCGGTGGCCAACCACTTAAATGATATCTCCAAAGACAATCCGGATTACATGATCAGGGTGCTGAAAAGCTGGGGCACCACCAATCCCCATACAGCCTGGATCATCAAACATGCCAGCCGTTCTTTGATCAAAAAAGGGCATAAAGATTCATTGGACATCTTCAATTTTGAAAAACGGGTAAAAGTGCGGATAGAAAAATTCCGCTTAGCTGCATCCCGTATTCAGCTAGGAGAAACATTACAGTTTGCCTTTGATATTGTGAGTGAAAAAGCTGCACCACAAAAACTGGTGATTGATTATGCCATCCATTACCCTAAATCGGCCGGCAGCATATCCCGGAAGGTGTTCAAACTAAAGGAAATAACCCTGTTGCCTGATCAGCGCCTGCATATCATCAAAAAACAAGTGTTCAAAGATTTTACTACCCGCAAGCATTATCCCGGAAAACATAGCATTGAAATCATCATCAATGGAAAAACTTTGGCCGAAAAGAATTTTCACCTGAGCGTTTAA
- a CDS encoding HYC_CC_PP family protein, with protein sequence MKKLLTLLLAMFYMGSSTGATFHMHYCMEKLVDIQLWHGETEKCGKCEAKHAHNKQCTKKCCKDEHKTVKLEKDQKVAENTVHLMQLVAVTIPVAFPVLQDIQAVSLTAAFPVSNAPPRSSKVSPQILHCTFRI encoded by the coding sequence ATGAAAAAATTGCTTACACTACTACTGGCCATGTTTTACATGGGGTCGTCTACAGGCGCCACTTTTCACATGCATTATTGCATGGAAAAGCTGGTAGATATACAGTTGTGGCATGGAGAAACCGAAAAGTGCGGCAAGTGTGAAGCAAAGCATGCGCATAATAAGCAATGCACTAAAAAGTGCTGTAAGGACGAGCATAAAACTGTAAAGCTGGAGAAAGACCAGAAGGTGGCGGAAAATACCGTTCATCTGATGCAGCTGGTGGCAGTTACCATCCCGGTAGCTTTTCCTGTGCTTCAGGATATACAAGCTGTTTCACTCACAGCTGCGTTTCCTGTCAGCAATGCACCTCCCCGAAGTAGTAAAGTATCCCCCCAAATATTACACTGTACCTTCCGTATCTGA
- a CDS encoding efflux RND transporter permease subunit — MVHRIIEWSLHNRFIVLVLSAVLFAWGIFAVKKNPIDAIPDLSENQVIVFTEWMGRGPQLIEDQITYPLVTNLQGLPKIKYVRGSSMFGMSFIYVIFNDDVDVYWARERVLERLSTISRTLPTGVAPQLGPDGTGVGHILWYTLDAPNMDLGEQRALQDWYVKFALQNVEGVSEIASFGGFQKQYQITIDPNKLLYYRLSAAEVINAIRTNNNESGGRKFELSDIGYIIKTSGYLKSVAEIENIPIKTQNSIPIRVADIAAVQMTGETRLGIFDQDGEGERVGGIVVMRYGENAAEVIERVKAKMQEVAKGFPEKVKFDIVYDRGELITEAIDSIKGTLIEEMIVVSIVVFIFLFHWRSALSIIIQIPITLAASFILLNAFDISSNIMSLTGIALAIGVIVDNGIIMSENAYKHLSERYAIWEEQQKTK, encoded by the coding sequence ATGGTACATCGCATTATTGAATGGTCATTACACAACCGCTTTATTGTACTGGTGTTGTCGGCAGTGCTGTTTGCCTGGGGGATTTTTGCGGTAAAGAAAAACCCTATTGATGCTATTCCCGACCTATCTGAAAACCAGGTCATTGTATTTACGGAATGGATGGGGCGTGGTCCTCAATTGATAGAGGATCAGATTACTTACCCGCTGGTGACCAATTTGCAAGGTCTTCCGAAGATTAAATACGTGCGAGGCTCTTCCATGTTTGGGATGAGTTTCATCTATGTCATCTTTAATGACGACGTAGATGTGTATTGGGCACGTGAAAGAGTACTGGAGCGGTTGAGCACCATATCCCGCACGCTGCCTACTGGCGTTGCCCCGCAACTGGGACCGGATGGTACCGGCGTAGGGCATATTTTATGGTATACGCTGGATGCTCCCAATATGGACCTGGGAGAGCAGCGGGCACTGCAGGACTGGTACGTAAAGTTTGCCCTGCAGAATGTAGAAGGCGTCAGTGAGATTGCATCCTTCGGCGGCTTTCAGAAACAATATCAGATTACAATAGATCCTAACAAACTGTTATACTACCGGTTGTCCGCTGCGGAGGTGATCAATGCCATCCGTACCAATAACAATGAATCCGGCGGACGGAAGTTTGAGCTGAGTGATATCGGGTATATTATTAAAACATCCGGTTATCTGAAATCTGTAGCCGAGATAGAGAACATCCCGATTAAAACACAAAACAGTATCCCCATCCGTGTGGCAGACATAGCGGCGGTGCAAATGACGGGAGAGACCCGTTTGGGGATATTTGATCAGGATGGTGAAGGAGAACGGGTAGGTGGCATCGTGGTGATGCGCTATGGAGAAAATGCTGCAGAGGTAATTGAAAGGGTGAAAGCCAAAATGCAGGAAGTGGCCAAGGGATTCCCTGAAAAAGTGAAGTTTGACATTGTATACGACAGAGGGGAGCTGATTACGGAAGCCATTGATTCTATCAAAGGTACCCTGATTGAAGAGATGATCGTGGTGTCTATTGTGGTATTCATTTTTCTTTTCCACTGGCGGAGTGCGCTGAGTATTATCATACAGATTCCCATTACGCTGGCAGCCAGCTTTATACTGTTAAATGCCTTTGATATTTCTTCCAACATCATGTCGCTTACCGGGATTGCCCTGGCGATAGGGGTGATTGTAGACAATGGGATCATTATGAGCGAAAATGCTTATAAGCATCTATCGGAACGGTATGCAATATGGGAGGAACAACAAAAAACTAAGTAA